The region TTATGTTTACCGTTTGAACGACAAAATATATACAGAAGTATTAAAGAACGTGGATGATCCAATCCAAGGTGAATTTTACCAAAAACCCAAATCCACCTTACAAACAAGTATCACCTCACCTTACATATACAAAGTCGGGAAAACCGATATGTTCATTGTTTCCATTATGGAACCCATCATTAAAAATGGAAAATTTATAGGCATTGCAGGGATTGATATTTCCCTAACAACGATTAAATCTTATTTGGATTCATTAAAATTTGCTGATGGCGAAGGTGAAATAACACTTATCTCTGACAATCATTTAGTTCTTTATGATGGGTTCACACATCTTTCGGAAGGACTTGATTTTCGCTCGGCTGCTGATCCACACTTTTATAATAAATTAAAGGAAAAAGACCTGAATTTATATGAGTATAATGGATACTTCCATGTGGCAGTACCCATCACGATCATAGAAGGAAATAACCCATGGTTTGCTCGGATTTCCGTACCAAAATCTCAAATCCAATCGACTCTAAATTCCATTTTACTTGTCACGATTGGACTTGGAATCTTAGGTGTGGGACTTTCTATCCTGTCGATTTACTTTAGCTTTCAAAGATTGGTCGATCGACGTATCCAATCCATCAATTCCTCAACAGGGCAAGTTGCATCAGGAGATCTGAGACAACTGATCAAAATTGATCAAATGGATGAGTTGGGTAGCATTATGGTTTCCTTAAATCAAATGATTGAACATTTGAGAAAGCTCATTCGAATTGCTCAAAAATCCTCTGGCAAAATAAGTGATACTACAGAAAAAATTCAAAATACAATCTTAGAACTGACAGATCTAGCGCAAAGCCAAGCAGCCTCTTCCGAAGAAGCAAGTGCAACAGTAGAAGAACTCAATGCTTCCTCAGAAACCATCCATAGTAATGTCTTAAGTGCGGTTACTAATACTGAAACCATTCATCAATCGTTAAGTGACATTCAGATCCTAATGAAAAAAATATTAGAGAAAGTGAATACATTTGGAGAAATCGCGATTCGAGCAAATAACAATGCAGAAGAAGGACGCACAATGGCAAATGCGACATCACTTGCGATCCGTGAAATCCAAGAAAAATCAAAAACCATTACAGCCTTCTCCAATGTAATCTCTGACATCGCGAAACGAACAGGATTACTTGCGTTAAATGCTGCAATTGAAGCGGCAAGAGCCGGAGAATCAGGGAAAGGATTCGCCGTAGTTGCGGAAGAAATCACGAAACTAGCCGGCCAATCAGCCGAATCCGTATCGCAAATTAATTCATTATCACAGGAAGCTCTAGATTCTATCGAACGAGGGAACCAACAAGTAGAACGTTTGGTCGAAGTTTTGAAAAAAATTACGGATGAAGTTTCTCTTATCTTTTTGTCATCGAATGAAATTGGACCACTCATCGAAGACCAAAGCTCTCGCACAGAGAACATTTATTCGGAAGTAGTAGAAATCACAGAGCAAGTCAAATCCATCCAATTGTCCACCGAAGAACAACAAAGGGCGACGAACGAATTAGCGAATATGACGATCAATATCTCGAATGGTTCACAAGTGTTGTCGGACCAATCTAGTTCTATGGCAGAAAACGCAGAAAGACTGATTCAAGTGATTCACACATTGAATGAATTATTGAAGACGTTTCAGATTGAAACAGAAGCGTAAATTGTAGGGGGAAAGAAGTGCTTTCCAAGCGACTGCAGAATGCCCGAAGGAGACCACCCATTCGGAACTTGGAAAGACTGTGTCTGGTCGGTTTTGCAACAAAGCACAGGCGTTATTGCCCAGCCACCTCGCGGGTCAAAAATCTTTTGTTGTAACAACTACTATCCAAATGGACCACCTCCTTTGCTTATACCTTAGCTAAACCTTTTCTAGTACTCTTCAGATTTTCAGTCAAGAAAACATTTGATTAAAACTAAAATAAAAGAAGATAGTGTACTATGGGAAAAGAGTTAGAAGGAAAAACAATCTCACCAGAAGTCGAGTCTAAGCAAGCTCTCCAGATTCAGTATGAGGTTAGTATTTTTGACCTATACAAACACTACTTCCAGGTACGTTTGCTTGTTGAAACAAACCAGAAAGAGATTATTTTTTGTTTACCCAACTGGACTCCTGGATCTTACATGATCCGAGATTATGCAACCCACTTACATAAGTTTGATGCAAGAAATCTTCTTACACAGGAACCAGTCCATTGGGAAATGGTCGACTTACATCGATGGAAACTCACCCAACTCCCTCCCAAATTCGAAATCACATATATCATTTATGCGTTTGAAGATTTTACAGTCCGAACCAACTACCTGGAGACTGAATTTGGTTTTATCAATCCACCTGCCCTATTTTTATATCCAGAAGGCAAATTAGACACAAAAGCCAGCATTGAATTCAAGGTATCGGATTATTTCCCAAATATCTATACAAGTTTACCAAGAGATGAGAACAATCCTCACAAGTTTTTATCCGATCATTTTGATGAATTATTTGATTCACCCTTTCACCTAAGCAAAAAAAATTCAACATTTTTTACTGCTGGAACCACCAAACATGAATTACTGATCGAGGGAGATGTTTCTTTTGACTTTAAAACAAAACTGGCAAATGATTTACAAAAAATCACCGAAACACAAATCCAATGGATGGGAGAAAGTCCAAACGAATATTATCTATTTGTTTTAAACTTAAGTTTACCAGCGTACGGAGGATTGGAACACAAAGCTTCTAGTATCAATTATTTTAATCCAGAACTCATCCATGACGAAGAAGAATACAAACGATTGCTGGAACTATTATCACATGAGTATTTTCATCTTTGGAATATTAAACGAATCCGTCCTATCGCACTTGGTCCTTTCGATTACCAAAAGCCTAACCTAACAAGAGAACTATGGATTGCGGAAGGATTCACAAGTTTTTATGACGCTTATTTTTTATTCCAGTCCGGATTTTTAAATTTGGATGAATATTTAAACAAACTTCAATCTGACATTTTTTCTTTGGAAGATAACGAAGCTGATTTTTGGATGAGTTTGGAAGAATCATCCTTTACTGCTTGGACAAAATATTACAAAAGAAATGGGAATAGTCATAATATCACTGTCTCTTATTACACAAAGGGAGGAGTTCTAGCTCTTTGTATGAATTTATTCTTATTACAAGAATCCAAAGAGAAAAAAACCATCCGGCATGTATTTCACAAACTAAATGAAGTATTCGTAAAAGAAAAACAAAGAGGATTTACCAAACAAGAGTTTTTTGACACAGTTAAGGAAGTGACAGGTGTAGATTTAAAAATGGAATTCAATGACTATCTCGAATTACCAAAACCAATCCCAGTGGACTATTATTTGGATATGATTGGAATCCATCGTATTCAAACCGATTTAGTCGGAGAAACTGGTTTCAAAACAAAAGATAAAAATGGGAACCTTTTTGTGCAAAGAATTCAACACAAATCTGACTCAGATTCGTTTGATTTGATGTTAGACGATGAGATTTTAGCAATCAATGGAAAAAGAGCAAGTATTTCTGTTTTACAAAAATTGGAAAAAAATCTTAGACCGGGGGAGAAGTTTCATCTAATCCTTTCTAGAGCAGGGAAAATCAAAGAGATAATGGCAACTGCCTCAGGTTATTATAAAACTAGAAAATTCATCATTTCAGAAGATTGTAGTCCCGAGAAAAAAGAATTACGGGAATATTTTTTAAGGAACATAATCTAATGCCAGCTTTATTCAATTACATTCTCACTCCTTCCTCCAAAGAAGAGGTGTTACTCGATACACCACTTCCACTTTCACAAAAACATCCTAAACACTGGATTCACATTACAGCCGAAAACGAAGAAAAACTTACCTTTTTATTCCAAAAACACAATATCCACCAATTGACCATTGAAGATATTCTGAACCCAAACAGTAGAATCAAATTGGAAAAATTTCCCAATTATATTTTTTTTATCTTTCGAGGATTTCATTTTGAAAGAAATCAACTCACTCAAAAGAATTTTAACTTTATACTCACTCCTAACCAAATCATCTCACTGACATTAGATTATAGAGATAGCATTGGGAATATGATTGAAGATTGGAAATCCAATTCTAAGATTTTAGCAAAAGGATACGAGTTTGTCGTACATAAGATATTGGATATCGAGACAGACCACACTTTGGCGATCACTCAAAAAATCGAAGAGAGAATTGAACATTTCGAAGACCAAATTTTTACCAATGCAAAATCCTTAGATATCAGTAACGTGTATAGCCTTCGCTCCAGTTTACTTTCTATCAAAAAAGGTATGTTACAAAACAAAGAAGTGTTAGAAGACTTGGAAAAAATTAAAAATAGTTTTTTTAGCGATGAAGCTGATGCTTTTTTCCGCGATGTTAGAGACCATTCCATCCGCATTTTAGAATTAGTGGATAGTAATATTGAGTCCATCTCCTCCGCACTCGAGGCCCATATTGCTATTTCCACTCGAAAAACGAATGAAATCATGAAAATTTTGACCATCATGACTGCAATCATGTTACCGATGTCACTTGTTGCTGGAATTTATGGAATGAACTTTCGACACATGCCCACTTTGGAATGGGAATATGGTTTTGTTTCAGCCATTAGTGCCATGGGGCTCCTAGGCTTTTTGATGTTAGTTTATTTTAGAATCAAACGTTGGTATTAAACGGAGTGCTAATCGAGTTTAGGTCCCAACAAAATTACGAATTTGTACAAATACTTCAGGATCTTCCATTGGAGGATCGATTTCACCACGAATCCATTGGTTCAGTAGTTCTTTCAGCCGTTTATTAAGTGTTTCAAACTCAGGTGAGTTTGGAAACAGGATGATGGAATGAGTTTTGACTGATTTTCCTGTAGTGGATACAAATGCAAAATCTGGAATCATCTTTTCTAAGGTCTCTGCAGAAAAAGCTGGATAGTTGATCCCAAGCCATTCCACAGATGGGAGACAATTTTTATTGAAATATGCATCAGAAAGAGCAGATACCAGTGCTTTTTTCAGTTGTTGTTTTCTTTCCTTTTCAACTCGCTCTTCTCTTTCGCGCAGTTTTTTCTTGAAGTAGTTCTCTCTGCGCTTTTGGTATAAAAACTGTCGATCCATTTGTAAAAAAGTCAAAATCGATTTTGCTTTCGCATAACCAGAGTTTACAATGGGAGTGATACCTAAATAATAGAATAACTTATAAAACCAAGGTATGTAATTGAAATAAACAGCCTGTAAATTTTTCCCATAAGTTTTGACAAACTCTTCATCTTTGAAGATGGGTTTGAGTTCTTTTTCATTCAGTTCTAGAATGGCTTTTAAATATAAAATATGTTCCGTCGTGAAACGATAATTCTGATAAATCAAATTATTGATGTCTTTGATATTATTTTGGTTATTGTTCACAAAAATAGCAATTTTTGCATCTGCATCATGCCATTCTGCGGATAATACTTTTGGGTTTTTTCTTAGAAGATCAATGATCACTAGATTGTGTTCATCGTCTTTTTCTAAATTGATCCGAAGCAAACGTGAGTCAAAATCGAACTGACTGTCTAACATTTTCATGTAGACTTTTAAGAGCCGATCAACTTCCTTTTTCTTTTCTAATTCAGCAAACTTCCCCGCAATTTCCGTTACCTTCTTCACATTGTGAACAAAGGAATAAAATCCATTTTCTTTTAGAATTTCCTTAAACCCGTACAAGGTATCTACTTTGGCACGAATGATCTCAATCTCACTGATTTCAACGTCTGAAGTGCCCGGGGCAAATAACCGGTCTAGTGCCAATCGAATTTCAGAATCAAAGGCTTTGGCAAGTGGTTCTACCTTTGTCATCAGATATTCATTCGCAATATTTAAAAAGTTTGCCGCCTCAGTTTCAGGAACATAGTAAAATCCAATATGAGGTAAAACGATTACTTTTGGTTCTGCTGAAAGTTCATCGATGATAAGTCCACGCGATCGTTTTAGCATTTCAGAAGAAGGTTGTAATGGGAACTGTTTAGGATCAAGCAATCGATCGAGTTCGTCACCTGGCCCTTCTTCTTTGTAATCAATATCAGCTAACTTATTTAATACGGCACGCCAAGTATCTTCGGTTAAAATTCTTTTATTTTCAATGTATTTGTACAAATGTTCTGTCGAACGACCAATGAGTAATTTGTAAGGTTCCTCTAACGGCATTCCACTTGGCAATCCAACCAAAAATGGAACTAGACGTAGTTCACCCAAATCAGTATCATATTTGATTTCAAAAAGTTGTGTTGCCAGTCCATAATCAATGAGTTCCCACATTTGATCGAGAGCTGTTTCTCTGTCCATTTTGAGTTTTTCAAAATTGGAATCGGTTGGACGAAAGAGATGTCCTGCTTCAATGTTTTCCTTGGAACTTTGTGCTTCTACTGTTTTCATAATAGAAAGCGCTTCTTTTTGTAAGATTATTCCAGAAGACCTACCCAAATGTTCTTTGGTAGTGAGTTGTAAAAAATGATCGTGTGGTGGTGAGATTCTCATACACTAAATCGCAGTGATTCCACCATCAACGGTCCAATTCGATCCAGTAATATAACCAGATTCTTTTTGAAGAAGGAAATTCACAACACGAGCAATTTCAGATGGTTCCGCAATTCGTTTGACAGGAGTTTGGTGAATGATTTTGGTTTTATGATCGGAGATTTGGTCTTCTTGGATTCCCATATTGGTGTCAACATAACCTGGACTAACAGCATTTGCTGTGATCCCAAATTTTCCCCATTCATCAGCAATCGATTTCATAAATCCAACTAACCCATGTTTGGAGGCAGAATAAGCTACAGAATTTCCAGCGCCAACGATCGATAAAGAAGAGGCAATCGCTACAATTCGCCCAAATTTCAGTTTTTTGAAAATCGGCAAAACAGATTTGGAAAGTAAATAAAGACTTGTGAGATTGATTCGAAAAATGGATTCCCATTCCTCAATGGAAACGTCTGTGATGGGATGGTAAGGTCCACCAAACCCCGCCGTATGTACGATCCCATACAGATCCCCCATATCAGAGGATTCCGTAATGATTTTGGACAAACTGCGCTCAACGACAAACGGGGTTTCGGACAAATCCACTTCTCGGAAGGTTTCTTGTAAAATCGGTTCTTTCGGTCGTACTTTGTCGAGATTCCATACAGAAAAACCAGATAGGACTAGGGTTCTTACAATTTCTCGCCCAATCCCGCCACTGCCACCTGTCACGAGAACAATCGATTCCTTGATATCCATCGGACTTACAAAATTCCTTTTTTTGGGGTAATGGATAAGTCATCCACAAAGATAGATTTAGGCAAGTGGGAAATACTCCACAAATACTCGGAAATGTCCGAAATCGAAATCATGTCTTTCTTGTCAAACGCAGGTCTTGTGTCCCAAATCTCGGTGGCAACTGCCCCAAGACTCACGTGTACCACCTTCGTTCCAAAGGGTTTCCATTCTTCCCGAAGCGCCCGAGAAATCCCAAGAACCGCATGTTTCGAAGCACAGTATGCGACGGATTCTGGGAAACCTTGTTTGCCAGCGGTGGAACCTAAAAAGACAAACGTAGATGCATCCAAAGTCGGCAAAATAGGAGCAAAGACACGAGAAAGTTTGATGAGGGACTCTACGTTTAACTCCAAATGCGCGCGTAAATCAGAATCCAAAAGATCCTCGATGGGACCAAAGACTCCATCACCCAATGCAAAGTAAACGACAGCGGAAACAGGGGACACTAGATCTTTTGTTTCTTTCGCATAACATTCCTTTAATTTGTTTTGGAAGGTTTGAAAGTGAGTGGGATTTTTCGCATCCCAATGGTAAGTACCTTCTTCCCGTATGGAGAAGGTCGATAGATCTTTCGTTCCCTTTCTAGAGAATCCAAACACTTGGGTCTCAGGTTTTTTTTCGGATTCAAATCGCCTATAAAGACCCTCGCCTATCCCGGAACCAATTCCAAAAATATAAACATGGGTCTTTCGTTTCATAACCTTCGGGCCATCACTTGTAAGAGAAAATGTACTGCTTCGAGGTGTTTGTTTGCTTCTTTGATCGTCTTTCCCCAAACCGTTGGACCATGTCCTTCGATGAGTAAAAAAGGAACTTTTGGAATTCCGTTTTCAGTGAAATACCGTTTGATTTCGTTTGCTATGGTTGGTACGTGCGTGTGGTTATAAAAAACGGGCATGGTCAGATTTGGTTTTTCGTCCCAAATCCCAAAAGCTTTGATGATCTCAATGGGTGGAAGAGAAATCTCACGAAAGCCTTCTTCCTTACCAACACCAAACTCTAGTAAGTTGGAATCAATGGTGTGCACATGTAGGCATGAACCCACATCAGGCATCTGGGAATACAAAACTTGGTGGATACTGGTTTCGGCAGATGGTTTTAACCCTTCGGCCGCTTTGACCAAACTTCCATCCGAGACGGCAACACACACAAAATCAGTTTCTTGTAATTCGCCTTTGTGTTTGCCCGAAGCAGTGATCCAAAATTGAGTAGGAATTACCTCGTCACGGGTAGACAAATTACCAGCAGTGGCAAACATCCACTGCCGAGAGTAGTAAAGATGAGAAAGTCTGGTGATTTCCTGTAAGGGAGTGATCAATTCCAAATCTACTTGTTGACGCGCTCCACGTATGTAAGATCACGAAGGTCAATCTTAACTGTGTCACCTTGTTTCACAAAGATTGGAACGTTGATCTCTCCACCAGTTTCTACAGTGACTCGTTTGAGTGCAAGACCCGTTGTATCACCCTTCAAACCATCTTCTGCATACGTTACTTCCAACACAGCAAAGTTAGGAGGTGTTACTCCAATTGGTTTGTCATTGTAAAATGCCACTTCCACTGGAGTTTCTTCCTTCATAAACGGAAGGATGTCTTCTACGTAATCTTTAGAAACAGGGATTTGTTCGTAATCGTTTACATCCATAAAAATGATTTGGTCACCATCTGCATAACAATACTGCATCTTACGGCGTTCCAAATCCACGCTTTCTAATTTTTCTGCGGCTTTGAAGGTTCTTTCGATGGAAGAATCGCGGACAATGTTTTTTAGTTTGGTACGGATGAATGCAGACCCTTTACCAGGGTTTACAAATTCTGTTTTGACGACGGAATAAAGCTCATTGTCGATTTTGAGGATCATTCCTTTTTTTACTTCTGTGATACCTAAGTTCATAATTTCGTTACTCGTAAACAAAATCCGAGGGACTTGGCATAGTGTCAACCGAAGTATGGTCATAAGCGATGACTTGGTCCGATTGGAAATGGCAATTACAAAACCGCATCACCACTTTGGCGGATTTGGAAAGGGAAATCACACTCACAGACGAAGAGCGTGAGTCATTTGTGAAAGCGTTCGAACAGTTCCAATTCGCCGTAACCCCTTATTATTTGGCAAGGTTAGACAAAAATAACCCCGATTGCCCGGTGCGAAAACAAATCCTACCACGTTCAGGGGAACTCATCCGAAAACCCAACGAAACCGAAGACCCACTCGCCGAAGAAATCCACATGCCTGTCAAGGGTGTCACACATCGTTATCCCGACCGAGCGATCTGGTACATCTCTCATGTCTGTGCTGTATACTGTCGTTTCTGCACACGGAAACGAAAAGTATCCGATCCAGAAGAAACTCCCAATCGGATGGAATGGGAAAAGGCTCTTGATTACTTCCGAACTAAAACAGAAATCCGCGAAGTCATTTTGTCAGGTGGTGATCCACTCACTCTTTCCGATTCCTCTCTGGAGTATTTACTTGGTGCATTAAAAAATATCCCCCATCTAAACCAAGTCAGGATCCACACCCGTCATCCCGTTACCATGCCGATGCGCCTCACGGAGAGTTTGAATTCTGTTTTTTCCAAACATTTCCCAATTTACATGGTCACTCATTTCAACCATCCTAATGAAATTTCAGATGAAACGAAATTCTATGTTATGCGAATGATTAAAGAAGGGCATGTTTCGGTTTTTAACCAATCGGTATTACTGGCAGGTATCAATGATGATGCAAACATTTTATCGGAGCTTAATTACAAACTAATCTCTATCGGG is a window of Leptospira sp. WS60.C2 DNA encoding:
- a CDS encoding SDR family oxidoreductase yields the protein MKRKTHVYIFGIGSGIGEGLYRRFESEKKPETQVFGFSRKGTKDLSTFSIREEGTYHWDAKNPTHFQTFQNKLKECYAKETKDLVSPVSAVVYFALGDGVFGPIEDLLDSDLRAHLELNVESLIKLSRVFAPILPTLDASTFVFLGSTAGKQGFPESVAYCASKHAVLGISRALREEWKPFGTKVVHVSLGAVATEIWDTRPAFDKKDMISISDISEYLWSISHLPKSIFVDDLSITPKKGIL
- the mtnB gene encoding methylthioribulose 1-phosphate dehydratase, which gives rise to MELITPLQEITRLSHLYYSRQWMFATAGNLSTRDEVIPTQFWITASGKHKGELQETDFVCVAVSDGSLVKAAEGLKPSAETSIHQVLYSQMPDVGSCLHVHTIDSNLLEFGVGKEEGFREISLPPIEIIKAFGIWDEKPNLTMPVFYNHTHVPTIANEIKRYFTENGIPKVPFLLIEGHGPTVWGKTIKEANKHLEAVHFLLQVMARRL
- the efp gene encoding elongation factor P is translated as MNLGITEVKKGMILKIDNELYSVVKTEFVNPGKGSAFIRTKLKNIVRDSSIERTFKAAEKLESVDLERRKMQYCYADGDQIIFMDVNDYEQIPVSKDYVEDILPFMKEETPVEVAFYNDKPIGVTPPNFAVLEVTYAEDGLKGDTTGLALKRVTVETGGEINVPIFVKQGDTVKIDLRDLTYVERVNK
- a CDS encoding SDR family NAD(P)-dependent oxidoreductase gives rise to the protein MDIKESIVLVTGGSGGIGREIVRTLVLSGFSVWNLDKVRPKEPILQETFREVDLSETPFVVERSLSKIITESSDMGDLYGIVHTAGFGGPYHPITDVSIEEWESIFRINLTSLYLLSKSVLPIFKKLKFGRIVAIASSLSIVGAGNSVAYSASKHGLVGFMKSIADEWGKFGITANAVSPGYVDTNMGIQEDQISDHKTKIIHQTPVKRIAEPSEIARVVNFLLQKESGYITGSNWTVDGGITAI
- a CDS encoding magnesium transporter CorA family protein, whose protein sequence is MPALFNYILTPSSKEEVLLDTPLPLSQKHPKHWIHITAENEEKLTFLFQKHNIHQLTIEDILNPNSRIKLEKFPNYIFFIFRGFHFERNQLTQKNFNFILTPNQIISLTLDYRDSIGNMIEDWKSNSKILAKGYEFVVHKILDIETDHTLAITQKIEERIEHFEDQIFTNAKSLDISNVYSLRSSLLSIKKGMLQNKEVLEDLEKIKNSFFSDEADAFFRDVRDHSIRILELVDSNIESISSALEAHIAISTRKTNEIMKILTIMTAIMLPMSLVAGIYGMNFRHMPTLEWEYGFVSAISAMGLLGFLMLVYFRIKRWY
- a CDS encoding M61 family metallopeptidase, producing MGKELEGKTISPEVESKQALQIQYEVSIFDLYKHYFQVRLLVETNQKEIIFCLPNWTPGSYMIRDYATHLHKFDARNLLTQEPVHWEMVDLHRWKLTQLPPKFEITYIIYAFEDFTVRTNYLETEFGFINPPALFLYPEGKLDTKASIEFKVSDYFPNIYTSLPRDENNPHKFLSDHFDELFDSPFHLSKKNSTFFTAGTTKHELLIEGDVSFDFKTKLANDLQKITETQIQWMGESPNEYYLFVLNLSLPAYGGLEHKASSINYFNPELIHDEEEYKRLLELLSHEYFHLWNIKRIRPIALGPFDYQKPNLTRELWIAEGFTSFYDAYFLFQSGFLNLDEYLNKLQSDIFSLEDNEADFWMSLEESSFTAWTKYYKRNGNSHNITVSYYTKGGVLALCMNLFLLQESKEKKTIRHVFHKLNEVFVKEKQRGFTKQEFFDTVKEVTGVDLKMEFNDYLELPKPIPVDYYLDMIGIHRIQTDLVGETGFKTKDKNGNLFVQRIQHKSDSDSFDLMLDDEILAINGKRASISVLQKLEKNLRPGEKFHLILSRAGKIKEIMATASGYYKTRKFIISEDCSPEKKELREYFLRNII
- a CDS encoding KamA family radical SAM protein: MTWSDWKWQLQNRITTLADLEREITLTDEERESFVKAFEQFQFAVTPYYLARLDKNNPDCPVRKQILPRSGELIRKPNETEDPLAEEIHMPVKGVTHRYPDRAIWYISHVCAVYCRFCTRKRKVSDPEETPNRMEWEKALDYFRTKTEIREVILSGGDPLTLSDSSLEYLLGALKNIPHLNQVRIHTRHPVTMPMRLTESLNSVFSKHFPIYMVTHFNHPNEISDETKFYVMRMIKEGHVSVFNQSVLLAGINDDANILSELNYKLISIGVKPYYLHQCDEVFGSSDFVVPIEKGIEIYRRLRGYHSGITIPNYVKDLTGGGGKVLLSPEYLQKKTEKGYLFQNYLGDEYEVGH
- a CDS encoding methyl-accepting chemotaxis protein, whose product is MLIKKKIILISLAVISFIIAGIMIILSMVVRSTLLHNLQEDTRYISSKIISDISNTLKSPMKKSFAFRKSFEQGNFNSRTNAIQYLKTLNQENDIAFAAYCGFEPNAFDGNDLAYRNTANHDATGRFIPYVYRLNDKIYTEVLKNVDDPIQGEFYQKPKSTLQTSITSPYIYKVGKTDMFIVSIMEPIIKNGKFIGIAGIDISLTTIKSYLDSLKFADGEGEITLISDNHLVLYDGFTHLSEGLDFRSAADPHFYNKLKEKDLNLYEYNGYFHVAVPITIIEGNNPWFARISVPKSQIQSTLNSILLVTIGLGILGVGLSILSIYFSFQRLVDRRIQSINSSTGQVASGDLRQLIKIDQMDELGSIMVSLNQMIEHLRKLIRIAQKSSGKISDTTEKIQNTILELTDLAQSQAASSEEASATVEELNASSETIHSNVLSAVTNTETIHQSLSDIQILMKKILEKVNTFGEIAIRANNNAEEGRTMANATSLAIREIQEKSKTITAFSNVISDIAKRTGLLALNAAIEAARAGESGKGFAVVAEEITKLAGQSAESVSQINSLSQEALDSIERGNQQVERLVEVLKKITDEVSLIFLSSNEIGPLIEDQSSRTENIYSEVVEITEQVKSIQLSTEEQQRATNELANMTINISNGSQVLSDQSSSMAENAERLIQVIHTLNELLKTFQIETEA